A section of the Castanea sativa cultivar Marrone di Chiusa Pesio chromosome 12, ASM4071231v1 genome encodes:
- the LOC142618973 gene encoding superoxide dismutase [Fe], chloroplastic isoform X3, translated as MVVAVAAAAASSTWLTCALLPRQGWLHGIQEPTPGLQWTNKKRCCTRKAGPTITAKLELKPPPYPLNALEPHMSQETLEYHWGKHHRGYVDNLNKQIIGTELDEMPLEDIIIATYNKGDILPPFNNAAQIWNHDFFWESMKPGGGGKPFGELLQLIERDFGSFEKFVEEFRSAASTQFGSGWAWLAYKANRLDVGNAENPRPSDEDKKLVVVKSPNAVNPLLWDYSPLLTIDVWEIRRPDYISTFMEKLVSWEAVSSRLEIAKAQATEREEEEKRKKEEKEVGISDNEAVEMYVDSKSDDSEAE; from the exons ATGGTGGTAGCTGTAGCTGCAGCTGCAGCATCCTCTACTTGGCTAACGTGCGCACTTCTTCCTCGCCAAGGTT GGCTACATGGAATTCAAGAACCAACTCCTGGTCTCCAATGGACAAACAAAAAG AGATGTTGTACAAGAAAAGCTGGTCCGACAATTACTGCAAAATTGGAGCTGAAGCCTCCTCCATATCCACTG AATGCTCTGGAGCCACATATGAGCCAGGAGACCTTGGAGTATCATTGGGGGAAGCACCATAGGGGCTATGTGGATAACCTAAACAAGCAAATTATAGGAACAGAGCTAGATGAAATGCCGTTAGAAGATATTATAATCGCTACATACAACAAGGGTGATATTCTTCCACCTTTCAACAACGCGGCACAG ATTTGGAACCATGATTTCTTTTGGGAATCCATGAAACCAGGTGGTGGAGGAAAGCCTTTTGGGGAGCTTCTACAACTGATAGAAAGGGACTTTggttcttttgaaaaatttgtggAAGAGTTCAGGTCAGCTGCATCTACACAATTTGGTTCTGGTTGGGCGTGGCTTGCAT ataaaGCAAATAGACTAGATGTTGGAAATGCTGAAAATCCCCGTCCATCAGATGAAGACAAAAAGCTTGTGGTAGTGAAGAGTCCCAATGCTGTAAATCCACTTCTTTGGGATTATTCT CCACTTCTTACCATCGACGTTTGGGAG aTCCGTCGACCTGATTACATATCAACCTTCATGGAGAAGCTTGTATCATGGGAAGCGGTCAGTTCTAGACTTGAAATTGCAAAGGCTCAAGCTACTGAacgagaggaagaagaaaagaggaaaaaagaggaaaaggagGTCGGGATTTCAGACAACGAAGCTGTTGAGATGTATGTGGATAGTAAATCTGATGATTCAGAGGCTGAATGA
- the LOC142619145 gene encoding histone-lysine N-methyltransferase, H3 lysine-9 specific SUVH5-like gives MGLFNSSTSTKQRGFVSSSNSNRVCDVTVMGAKSDAESNKLDVPSSSVKAMHKKPRVLRDFPVKRDFPPGFGPSDSASSKSNTRVLVKRKSMEETKPLVFSDDKCGGTSKRTNMMCRNKENEDFVNKKRSVVSKYLKPIDNRKKVEESLILFRELLSKRMAELKAKSGIKNGATRLAYIAAAIDLRWERKWVNVDKRIGAVPGVEVGDKFECATELNVIGLHRQFQGGIDYMVKGGQKLATSIVASGRYVNDIISSEVLIYSGQGGNPSVGRSEPKDQKLERGNLALKNSMEARTPVRVIRGSEVSKASKTVVYIYDGLYLVDKCMQERGAFGKLVFKFELRRTPGQLKHTM, from the coding sequence ATGGGTTTGTTTAATTCATCTACATCTACAAAACAACGAGGTTTTGTATCTTCTTCCAACTCTAATAGAGTGTGTGATGTGACTGTAATGGGTGCTAAAAGTGATGCTGAATCTAATAAGCTTGATGTTCCTAGTAGCAGTGTTAAGGCGATGCACAAAAAGCCTAGAGTTTTGAGGGACTTCCCTGTTAAAAGGGATTTCCCTCCTGGCTTTGGTCCATCAGATTCTGCTTCTTCTAAGTCTAACACCAGGGTTTTAGTTAAGAGGAAGTCCATGGAAGAAACAAAACCTTTGGTTTTTTCAGATGATAAATGTGGTGGAACTTCCAAAAGAACTAACATGATGTgtagaaataaagaaaatgaggaTTTTGTGAATAAAAAACGAAGTGTTGTGTCTAAGTATTTGAAACCTATTGATAATCGCAAGAAAGTGGAGGAGTCTTTAATTCTATTCAGAGAGTTATTGAGCAAGCGCATGGCAGAATTGAAAGCAAAGTCAGGAATAAAAAATGGGGCAACCAGGCTTGCTTATATAGCAGCAGCAATAGATCTACGATGGGAGCGAAAATGGGTTAACGTAGACAAACGGATAGGAGCTGTTCCTGGAGTTGAAGTTGGTGACAAGTTTGAGTGTGCAACTGAACTGAATGTAATTGGCCTTCATCGTCAGTTTCAAGGTGGAATTGATTACATGGTGAAGGGTGGACAAAAATTGGCGACGAGTATTGTTGCTTCCGGTCGTTATGTCAATGACATTATATCATCTGAGGTCTTGATTTATTCAGGTCAAGGTGGGAATCCAAGTGTTGGAAGAAGTGAGCCAAAAGATCAGAAGCTTGAACGTGGAAACCTTGCTTTGAAGAATAGCATGGAAGCTAGAACTCCTGTAAGGGTAATTCGCGGCTCTGAAGTTTCCAAGGCTTCAAAAACCGTAGTATACATCTATGATGGCTTGTATCTTGTGGATAAATGCATGCAAGAAAGAGGAGCATTTGGTAAACTTGTATTCAAGTTCGAGTTAAGAAGGACTCCTGGGCAACTGAAGCATACTATGtag
- the LOC142618973 gene encoding superoxide dismutase [Fe], chloroplastic isoform X1, with the protein MVVAVAAAAASSTWLTCALLPRQGWLHGIQEPTPGLQWTNKKRCCTRKAGPTITAKLELKPPPYPLNALEPHMSQETLEYHWGKHHRGYVDNLNKQIIGTELDEMPLEDIIIATYNKGDILPPFNNAAQIWNHDFFWESMKPGGGGKPFGELLQLIERDFGSFEKFVEEFRSAASTQFGSGWAWLAYKANRLDVGNAENPRPSDEDKKLVVVKSPNAVNPLLWDYSPLLTIDVWEHAYYLDFQIRRPDYISTFMEKLVSWEAVSSRLEIAKAQATEREEEEKRKKEEKEVGISDNEAVEMYVDSKSDDSEAE; encoded by the exons ATGGTGGTAGCTGTAGCTGCAGCTGCAGCATCCTCTACTTGGCTAACGTGCGCACTTCTTCCTCGCCAAGGTT GGCTACATGGAATTCAAGAACCAACTCCTGGTCTCCAATGGACAAACAAAAAG AGATGTTGTACAAGAAAAGCTGGTCCGACAATTACTGCAAAATTGGAGCTGAAGCCTCCTCCATATCCACTG AATGCTCTGGAGCCACATATGAGCCAGGAGACCTTGGAGTATCATTGGGGGAAGCACCATAGGGGCTATGTGGATAACCTAAACAAGCAAATTATAGGAACAGAGCTAGATGAAATGCCGTTAGAAGATATTATAATCGCTACATACAACAAGGGTGATATTCTTCCACCTTTCAACAACGCGGCACAG ATTTGGAACCATGATTTCTTTTGGGAATCCATGAAACCAGGTGGTGGAGGAAAGCCTTTTGGGGAGCTTCTACAACTGATAGAAAGGGACTTTggttcttttgaaaaatttgtggAAGAGTTCAGGTCAGCTGCATCTACACAATTTGGTTCTGGTTGGGCGTGGCTTGCAT ataaaGCAAATAGACTAGATGTTGGAAATGCTGAAAATCCCCGTCCATCAGATGAAGACAAAAAGCTTGTGGTAGTGAAGAGTCCCAATGCTGTAAATCCACTTCTTTGGGATTATTCT CCACTTCTTACCATCGACGTTTGGGAG CATGCTTACTATCTTGACTTTCAG aTCCGTCGACCTGATTACATATCAACCTTCATGGAGAAGCTTGTATCATGGGAAGCGGTCAGTTCTAGACTTGAAATTGCAAAGGCTCAAGCTACTGAacgagaggaagaagaaaagaggaaaaaagaggaaaaggagGTCGGGATTTCAGACAACGAAGCTGTTGAGATGTATGTGGATAGTAAATCTGATGATTCAGAGGCTGAATGA
- the LOC142620885 gene encoding putative pterin-4-alpha-carbinolamine dehydratase, chloroplastic, with amino-acid sequence MAIITTTHLSFPLLLSPYPHHQQQYYPKPNPTVSFRRSIGVRAQGGVDKLGDFGARDPFPAEVASGFADKVLGNGNTEHKILIPNISALSLSQQQCTPLSPFQSPMSTPDAQKLLKKVVGWRLLEEEGGLKLQCLWKLRDFKCGVELINRIYKVVEAAGHYPNIHLEAPNQVRAEIWTASIGGLSMNDFIVAAKIDDIKTSDLVPRKRVWA; translated from the exons ATGGCTATCATCACCACCACCCACCTCTCCTTCCCTCTTCTCCTCTCCCCTTATCctcaccaccaacaacaataCTACCCCAAACCCAATCCAACAGTGTCTTTCAGAAGAAGTATTGGAGTGAGGGCTCAAGGTGGTGTTGACAAGTTAGGTGATTTTGGAGCCAGGGACCCATTCCCTGCTGAGGTAGCGAGCGGTTTTGCAGACAAGGTATTAGGCAACGGAAACACTGAGCATAAGATTCTCATCCCCAATATCtcagctctctctctttctcagcaGCAGTGTACTCCTCTTTCTCCTTTCCAATCCCCAATGTCCACTCCTGATGCTCAAAAACTCTTGAAGAAG GTAGTAGGTTGGAGACTATTGGAAGAAGAAGGTGGGCTTAAACTACAATGTTTGTGGAAATTGAGAGATTTTAAATGCGGGGTTGAACTCATCAATAGGATTTATAAGGTTGTAGAAGCTGCAGGGCATTACCCGAATATCCACTTGGAAGCACCCAATCAAGTTAGAGCTGAAATTTGGACAGCTTCCATCG GAGGATTAAGTATGAATGATTTCATTGTGGCTGCCAAAATAGATGACATAAAAACATCAGATCTTGTGCCTAGAAAAAGAGTTTGGGCCTAG
- the LOC142618973 gene encoding superoxide dismutase [Fe], chloroplastic isoform X2: protein MVVAVAAAAASSTWLTCALLPRQGLHGIQEPTPGLQWTNKKRCCTRKAGPTITAKLELKPPPYPLNALEPHMSQETLEYHWGKHHRGYVDNLNKQIIGTELDEMPLEDIIIATYNKGDILPPFNNAAQIWNHDFFWESMKPGGGGKPFGELLQLIERDFGSFEKFVEEFRSAASTQFGSGWAWLAYKANRLDVGNAENPRPSDEDKKLVVVKSPNAVNPLLWDYSPLLTIDVWEHAYYLDFQIRRPDYISTFMEKLVSWEAVSSRLEIAKAQATEREEEEKRKKEEKEVGISDNEAVEMYVDSKSDDSEAE from the exons ATGGTGGTAGCTGTAGCTGCAGCTGCAGCATCCTCTACTTGGCTAACGTGCGCACTTCTTCCTCGCCAAG GGCTACATGGAATTCAAGAACCAACTCCTGGTCTCCAATGGACAAACAAAAAG AGATGTTGTACAAGAAAAGCTGGTCCGACAATTACTGCAAAATTGGAGCTGAAGCCTCCTCCATATCCACTG AATGCTCTGGAGCCACATATGAGCCAGGAGACCTTGGAGTATCATTGGGGGAAGCACCATAGGGGCTATGTGGATAACCTAAACAAGCAAATTATAGGAACAGAGCTAGATGAAATGCCGTTAGAAGATATTATAATCGCTACATACAACAAGGGTGATATTCTTCCACCTTTCAACAACGCGGCACAG ATTTGGAACCATGATTTCTTTTGGGAATCCATGAAACCAGGTGGTGGAGGAAAGCCTTTTGGGGAGCTTCTACAACTGATAGAAAGGGACTTTggttcttttgaaaaatttgtggAAGAGTTCAGGTCAGCTGCATCTACACAATTTGGTTCTGGTTGGGCGTGGCTTGCAT ataaaGCAAATAGACTAGATGTTGGAAATGCTGAAAATCCCCGTCCATCAGATGAAGACAAAAAGCTTGTGGTAGTGAAGAGTCCCAATGCTGTAAATCCACTTCTTTGGGATTATTCT CCACTTCTTACCATCGACGTTTGGGAG CATGCTTACTATCTTGACTTTCAG aTCCGTCGACCTGATTACATATCAACCTTCATGGAGAAGCTTGTATCATGGGAAGCGGTCAGTTCTAGACTTGAAATTGCAAAGGCTCAAGCTACTGAacgagaggaagaagaaaagaggaaaaaagaggaaaaggagGTCGGGATTTCAGACAACGAAGCTGTTGAGATGTATGTGGATAGTAAATCTGATGATTCAGAGGCTGAATGA